One genomic segment of Culturomica massiliensis includes these proteins:
- a CDS encoding replication-associated recombination protein A — protein MENKPLAERMRPKTLDDYIGQKHLVGEGKVLRKMIESGVVSSFILWGPPGVGKTTLAMIIAEQLKRPFYVLSAVSSGVKDVREVIQKAESQRFFNTPNPILFIDEIHRFSKAQQDSLLAAVEKGTVTLIGATTENPSFEVISPLLSRCQVYVLKAQEKADLEELVDKAITKDFYLKEKNIQVREKEALISFSGGDARKLLNILELVVNAQTGKEIIVDNEIVRKELQENPLMYDKDGEQHYDIISAMIKSIRGSDPNAALYYMARMLEGGEDPKFIARRLIISASEDIGLANPNAMLIANVCFEAVHKIGMPEARIPLSECLIYLATSPKSNSAYLAIDEAIRLVRQTGNVPVPLHLRNAPTKLMKELNYGRDYKYAHDFPGNFVDQEYMPEEVKTAVFYKPQNNTQEVKILERLKNWWKRKYK, from the coding sequence ATGGAAAATAAACCTTTGGCAGAACGGATGCGTCCGAAGACATTGGATGATTATATCGGACAGAAGCATTTGGTAGGAGAGGGGAAAGTATTGCGCAAGATGATAGAATCGGGCGTGGTGTCGTCGTTTATTTTGTGGGGACCTCCGGGGGTAGGGAAAACAACCCTGGCGATGATTATTGCCGAGCAATTGAAAAGGCCCTTTTATGTATTGAGTGCTGTGAGCTCCGGGGTGAAAGATGTGCGGGAGGTGATTCAGAAAGCTGAAAGCCAGCGTTTTTTCAATACGCCTAATCCGATTTTGTTTATCGATGAAATCCATCGTTTTTCGAAAGCACAGCAAGACTCTTTGTTGGCTGCCGTCGAAAAAGGAACAGTTACCTTGATCGGGGCAACGACGGAAAATCCTTCTTTTGAAGTGATTTCACCGCTTTTATCCCGTTGTCAGGTATATGTTCTGAAAGCGCAGGAAAAAGCCGATCTGGAAGAATTGGTCGATAAGGCGATTACGAAAGATTTTTACCTGAAAGAGAAAAATATACAGGTCAGGGAGAAGGAGGCTTTGATTTCTTTTAGTGGCGGAGATGCCCGGAAATTGCTCAATATTCTGGAATTGGTGGTAAATGCCCAGACAGGAAAGGAGATCATTGTTGATAATGAGATTGTCCGTAAAGAGTTACAGGAAAATCCCTTGATGTATGACAAGGACGGTGAGCAGCATTATGATATCATCTCGGCTATGATAAAATCGATCCGGGGGAGTGATCCGAATGCGGCTTTGTATTATATGGCCCGGATGTTGGAGGGAGGAGAAGATCCGAAATTCATTGCCCGGCGACTGATTATTTCCGCTTCGGAAGATATTGGCTTGGCGAATCCTAATGCCATGCTGATTGCAAATGTATGTTTTGAGGCCGTACATAAAATCGGAATGCCGGAAGCCCGTATTCCCCTGTCGGAATGTCTGATTTATCTGGCAACATCTCCGAAAAGCAACTCGGCATATCTGGCGATCGACGAAGCCATCCGGTTGGTAAGGCAGACAGGAAATGTACCGGTACCTTTGCATTTGAGAAATGCTCCGACAAAACTGATGAAGGAATTGAATTATGGGAGAGATTACAAATATGCCCATGATTTTCCAGGGAATTTCGTCGATCAGGAATACATGCCTGAGGAGGTGAAGACGGCTGTTTTTTATAAACCTCAAAACAATACGCAAGAGGTGAAAATACTGGAACGATTGAAAAATTGGTGGAAAAGGAAATATAAATAG
- a CDS encoding DUF2776 domain-containing protein — protein MNYGISVLFRAIPVFMAFICFFLGGFIFLYGPDPAKYVAGPVVFFLGAICLALFATAGTIIRQLIHTYRPVFKYLLPGFGYLVAIVTFISGIWIFGLGTTNYLVSGHVICGVALITACVSTAATSSTKFYLIPQNSHSGSTEINKEGFTAVTEKILIVLTVLFALTAWVWCIVLLSRTSLGSAYLVAGTVMGGLACIASSLVALVASIARQIRNDYGEQDRKFWPKLVFFFGTISVIWGIVLILAMIGNAANTTGFIMIGLGLVCFSISSKVLLLAKVWRQEYALANRIPLIPVITALLCLFLAAFLFEEGLYDNAFFVPARVLTGLGAICFCLFSIVSILESGTSKK, from the coding sequence ATGAATTACGGTATCAGTGTTTTGTTCAGGGCCATTCCGGTATTTATGGCTTTTATTTGCTTTTTTCTGGGAGGTTTCATATTTCTTTACGGACCGGATCCGGCGAAATATGTGGCGGGCCCTGTCGTATTCTTTTTAGGGGCGATTTGTTTGGCTTTGTTTGCTACAGCCGGGACAATAATACGGCAATTGATTCACACTTATCGTCCCGTGTTTAAATATCTGCTTCCCGGATTCGGATATCTGGTGGCTATTGTAACCTTTATTTCAGGGATATGGATATTTGGGCTGGGGACGACTAATTACCTCGTTTCCGGACATGTGATATGCGGCGTTGCTCTGATCACGGCTTGTGTATCTACAGCGGCGACCTCTTCGACGAAATTCTATCTGATTCCGCAAAATTCCCATTCAGGAAGCACGGAGATCAATAAAGAAGGATTTACGGCTGTGACGGAAAAAATTTTGATTGTTTTAACGGTTTTGTTTGCCTTGACAGCCTGGGTATGGTGTATCGTTTTACTTTCCCGGACGAGTTTGGGTTCGGCTTATCTGGTTGCCGGCACGGTGATGGGAGGTTTGGCTTGTATCGCGTCCAGTTTAGTGGCTTTGGTGGCCAGTATTGCCCGCCAGATCCGGAACGATTATGGGGAGCAGGATCGTAAATTCTGGCCTAAGCTGGTCTTTTTTTTCGGAACGATCAGTGTCATTTGGGGGATTGTCCTGATCTTGGCTATGATCGGAAATGCGGCTAATACCACCGGATTTATTATGATCGGTTTGGGATTGGTATGTTTCAGTATTTCCAGTAAAGTTTTATTGTTAGCTAAGGTATGGCGGCAAGAGTATGCATTAGCCAATCGAATTCCTTTAATTCCGGTCATTACGGCCCTTTTGTGTTTGTTTTTAGCAGCCTTTCTTTTTGAAGAAGGACTATATGATAATGCTTTTTTCGTACCGGCAAGGGTACTGACCGGTTTAGGAGCTATTTGTTTTTGTCTGTTTTCTATCGTCAGTATTCTGGAAAGCGGAACATCGAAAAAATAA